Proteins encoded together in one Canis lupus dingo isolate Sandy chromosome 34, ASM325472v2, whole genome shotgun sequence window:
- the ICE1 gene encoding little elongation complex subunit 1 isoform X2, with translation MMPGETHSAAPGTAADLSRCQGCASLQQNLNEYVEALITLKQKIINTDNLLTEYQKKCDELQFARRENSTLHHQVEQMLQKISPLQKCQEELGSLKAELEEKKSSLKLYQDTHQEYARVKEECLKTDAQKKKLEAKVKKLEEAAVKQTQDFKQLRNEKKILEKEFKKTQERLDEFSKQKNEKELRHIGTQISSDSYGSIDKRKVKLLLKELWLCINTTHRLPGEGSRCVIEKPAKETPGPTESQDNGAPPPAGSRPLKAAPLQTCLAELSMEIEGDFSACRHVGKEGPGGPAHHDDHVSNEGRHPELPVPQNDEDITDFSERDACFDEDLQAAVDFFRRPPPLLSPVPSPPLVSLPPLSTLPSSLAPETYFGEYTDSSDNESSHNRNSPESVSEDETSGSQYFGSSRKSKGSSGTWEEKPKSHEASQALTTLEVNEVTTVGFGTFTATLQPSATYSLAHEKHWMVSSESTSGGRRGILDEAQRQREVKEVDKSVQTENTLHEPIRNVCVEMLSGSRAQGRGAAPQKSDMCSSPLGKRPFSELTESEGETLLSEMIGSPKSQFTKWTLTNDIPLESDHMSISDHFQGMCRVLGKERDVPGFVLGASPEPEDDTGDVAGATGLGIDARLSSSSTSGTSSVCSGSPSSSTVKYAHDLHIPAQVSPLELHHSEQKLQAETLNVLDLQPEPPECPARENHLENSLCALSPELGTSNFNRSSSEAECTNVVKGMPKVCSLPQSVFIKAMKEAQCGSQGPRTELPLTRADSTPLLESQCSLTKSGFGFVKSPSWHHTDLLRRGGEERLRAKSEHEQKTNHQVQKAVPSLESRGSTPRHEHAGENNPVTLRATASLLPNQVSVITKQTRPEMVSSTRWEPWGRQRTEPVFTAAHASPGAAPTASVAGCAREREDTAQSAQGVTATEGTSPQVSASWRKLAFSFPSDSLPVGISHCSTNSKLSFSSENIPVQSQSIMMEASAQEAARKQSLLLHATDLDSSGPHADGPPPAAEVPVSRSFPADNVAYGGPGRSSGEALAVPEDAPRVRQSLKEPPELPSQTPGGASQDAGAAGTVLPCTILRKDEETRAVPLGGLAGALCYTGIRETGGGDTEVEESEAPSCSEGESEPEAAMGDRQQRMAFASRKGLGGPGAGTAEPRPSVEVGCLTSALQDFNISTLSEIDGLSTSEVVMFLESCQLRDYSSGDSVSECSSKGTFNKEMNKDLKTGELSGEKYRKQLCEEETLGTSEEWIESEEDDGPLSTSQLTRQSLDTLSEVLTRIGQELQTSCGSSPGKDAGSLLLLNMHDSVTATPVREHAPPQEATGFPPHPSGTSPPAGMASKGRSPASSTSSNKVTLGSPKGDPEVTSPVCGGAEVMSELAEPSPQHSDSAAGPTTEGNAEDGTETTFQCQISTVTSEVINVLINKDQNLVIEKGDHWTIINGVALMPNVDQVILCDTPEDIPVSPDRGGLGSGFISITSIEKSPETEPPDPPFQEPQCGSSLSCAQEEISSSSQSTNFDKSRLRNRPVKPSVRISSEIYDQNFESQPVASDHTYFNSKLEPFSKNKNRSKISNKEPSNKPAKALASSRVETTQSEGSQSFSGERENTKTPRTQTQTILANADTSTPTDCSDTLSKIRQEVGPPLPPLLAPLVATPPRTSQPVSPLIASSPSSPTSPIGQMSPLCEIPVPPMMSPLPEEPGCPSPPCTSPSPSTAPAGERILSSPLQFCAATPKHALPVPGRLPTLASAHTAVAGPQENSVKILDTMYPELSARARTLNILKGNIQLTRGTPADLKNLPGPVSAITGFKAITSTSTAFVKTGGSAGSDCHQDKCRDGGTRQDAGVKRTLSTSTPRSAKRLRLDSGSPEPEMGGAPAEGASKPPRRNPSRAEGMTTEEESSLLTVSTVSQLPPNPKETVESHDKAIADALKKIAESSFDLLPVIRSHVYVGNISKKPVMRDQEKEVVYEFSTTKKHLAECLLHSILSELKIQKISMERNYIHALCRVYVGICRQLGDLERARLFCYSLLKEDFPESEKLTLFIANMWHDIFISQSVINKAMQLVARQRAKGEVRNCLRAFLNWEKNAPVDVGFMVSKLLLTIQLCPKTEFQSSEKFGEDLSDNTWEYIFAIDLLCCHQKWIWTHDNIISKELWPVMDKWIKYRKGHANIAYTPDIIIASILRLIGRLGQLGLKEGFPSAVKNISSVIGMFIQHAQDEDIPWGIQLAAVYALCDLSPSNPAEISKILEAWRKETAHSVPSAVLSCLEEVSSLCAEEIG, from the exons GAAAGGTAAAACTACTCCTGAAGGAACTCTGGCTCTGCATCAATACCACACACAGACTACCTGGCGAAGGCAGCAGATGTGTCATAG AGAAACCTGCCAAAGAGACCCCCGGGCCCACGGAGTCCCAGGACAATGGTGCACCCCCTCCAGCGGGCAGCAGGCCTCTGAAAGCCGCACCTCTGCAGACATGCCTGGCGGAACTGTCCATGGAGATAGAGGGTGACTTCTCTGCATGTAGGCATGTGGGGAAAGAGGGGCCTGGTGGACCCGCTCACCATGATGACCACGTTTCTAATGAGGGCCGGCACCCGGAGCTTCCAGTGCCCCAGAATGACGAGGACATTACTGACTTCTCTGAACGGGATGCCTGTTTCGATGAAGATCTCCAAGCTGCAGTCGACTTCTTCAGACGCCCACCTCCACTCTTGTCTCCCGTGCCATCCCCCCCTCTGGTATCCTTACCACCCCTGAGCACTTTACCTTCTTCGCTCGCACCC gaaaCCTACTTTGGAGAGTATACAGATTCCAGTGATAACGAATCGTCCCATAATAGAAATTCTCCTGAGTCTGTTTCAGAAGATGAGACGTCTGGATCACAGTATTTTGGTTCGTCCAGAAAAAGTAAAGGAAGTAGTGGTACCTGGGAGGAAAAGCCGAAATCACATGAAGCCAGCCAAGCCCTAACTACATTGGAAGTCAACGAAGTGACAACTGTTGGGTTCGGGACATTTACAGCAACACTTCAGCCTTCAGCCACATACTCCTTAGCTCATGAGAAACATTGGATGGTGTCATCTGAATCCACTAGTGGTGGGAGAAGAGGCATTTTAGACgaagcacagagacagagagaggttaaGGAGGTGGATAAGTCGGTGCAGACAGAGAACACACTTCACGAACCTATCAGAAACGTGTGTGTGGAGATGTTGTCTGGCAGCcgggcacagggcaggggagcAGCCCCCCAGAAGTCTGACATGTGTTCTTCCCCACTTGGCAAGAGGCCATTCAGTGAGCTCACAGAATCTGAAGGAGAAACCCTACTATCTGAAATGATAGGATCACCCAAATCACAATTTACAAAGTGGACACTAACTAATGATATCCCTCTGGAATCGGATCATATGTCCATTTCTGACCATTTTCAGGGAATGTGTAGAGTACTGGGAAAGGAGAGGGATGTTCCAGGGTTTGTTTTAGGAGCATCACCTGAACCAGAGGACGATACAGGTGACGTGGCGGGTGCCACAGGGCTTGGCATTGACGCCaggctttcttcctcttctacctCGGGAACATCGTCTGTCTGCAGTGGCTCCCCGTCTTCCTCTACTGTCAAGTATGCTCATGATCTGCACATTCCTGCCCAAGTTAGCCCCCTGGAACTGCATCACTCTGAACAAAAGTTACAAGCTGAAACCTTGAATGTGCTAGATCTGCAGCCTGAGCCCCCAGAGTGTCCTGCCAGAGAGAACCATCTGGAGAATAGCTTGTGTGctttgagccctgagttgggaaCATCAAATTTTAATCGGAGTAGCAGTGAGGCCGAGTGCACAAACGTTGTGAAAGGCATGCCCAAAGTCTGTTCGCTTCCACAGTCAGTATTTATAAAAGCTATGAAAGAAGCACAGTGTGGAAGTCAGGGCCCCAGAACTGAGCTCCCCCTCACTCGGGCGGATTCCACACCATTGCTAGAGTCTCAGTGCAGCCTGACCAAGAGTGGATTTGGTTTTGTTAAAAGCCCTTCGTGGCACCATACTGATCTGTTAAggagaggtggggaagaaagGCTGAGAGCTAAGTCAGAACATGAACAGAAGACTAACCATCAGGTACAAAAGGCAGTGCCATCCTTAGAAAGTAGAGGATCCACACCCAGGCATGAACATGCTGGAGAAAATAACCCTGTGACGCTCAGAGCTACTGCATCTCTGTTGCCTAACCAAGTGTCAGTGATCACCAAGCAGACCAGGCCCGAGATGGTGTCCAGCACTAGATGGGAGCCCTGGGGGCGGCAGAGGACTGAGCCTGTCTTCACAGCAGCACATGCCAGTCCTGGGGCTGCTCCCACAGCCTCTGTTGCCGGATGtgccagagaaagagaggacacGGCACAGAGTGCCCAGGGGGTGACTGCTACTGAAGGGACCTCACCGCAAGTTTCTGCCTCATGGAGAAAATTAGCATTCAGTTTTCCTAGTGATTCTTTACCAGTTGGAATTTCTCACTGTTCCACAAATAGCAAACTGTCTTTCTCTTCTGAAAACATCCCAGTCCAAAGCCAAAGCATCATGATGGAAGCCTCAGCGCAGGAAGCAGCACGGAAGCAAAGTTTGCTCCTTCATGCCACAGATCTGGACTCATCTGGGCCACATGCAGATGGACCTCCTCCAGCTGCAGAAGTGCCAGTGTCCAGAAGCTTTCCTGCTGACAATGTAGCCTATGGGGGCCCGGGCAGATCTAGTGGGGAGGCCCTGGCCGTCCCAGAGGATGCTCCTCGTGTCCGGCAGAGCCTGAaggagccaccggagctgccatCTCAGACTCCTGGTGGTGCTTCTCAAGATGCAGGCGCTGCAGGGACCGTTCTTCCATGCACAATTCTCAGAAAAGATGAAGAGACACGTGCTGTCCCCTTGGGTGGCCTCGCCGGGGCCCTGTGTTACACTGGCATTCGGGAGACAGGAGGTGGCGACACAGAAGTGGAGGAGAGTGAGGCACCTAGCTGCAGTGAGGGGGAGAGTGAGCCCGAGGCTGCAATGGGGGACAGACAACAAAGGATGGCCTTTGCTTCCAGAAAAGGTTTAGGAGGTCCAGGTGCTGGTACAGCCGAGCCCAGGCCTTCCGTCGAGGTGGGGTGTCTGACCTCCGCGCTGCAGGATTTCAACATCAGTACCCTGTCAGAGATCGATGGACTCTCCACATCAGAGGTCGTGATGTTTCTTGAAAGTTGTCAGTTAAGAGATTATAGCTCAGGGGACTCTGTGTCAGAATGTTCTAGCAAAGGAACCTtcaataaagaaatgaacaaagattTAAAGACAGGTGAACTATCaggagaaaaatacagaaagcagCTCTGCGAAGAAGAAACACTTGGAACCTCCGAAGAGTGGATTGAATCCGAGGAGGATGACGGTCCCTTGAGCACGAGTCAGCTCACCCGGCAGTCCCTGGATACGCTGTCCGAGGTCCTCACCAGGATTGGACAGGAGCTTCAGACCAGCTGTGGGAGCTCTCCTGGCAAAGATGCTGGTAGTTTACTGCTCTTAAATATGCACGACAGCGTGACGGCTACCCCTGTCAGAGAGCATGCCCCACCTCAGGAGGCGACTGGCTTCCCACCACACCCTTCAGGTACATCGCCTCCAGCCGGCATGGCCAGCAAGGGCCGTTCACCTGCCAGCAGCACCTCGAGTAACAAAGTCACTCTGGGCAGTCCTAAAGGAGATCCCGAGGTCACCAGCCCAGTTTGCGGTGGGGCAGAGGTTATGTCAGAACTAGCAGAGCCCTCACCCCAGCATTCTGACTCTGCGGCAGGGCCAACCACCGAGGGCAATGCTGAGGATGGGACAGAAACGACATTTCAGTGTCAGATATCAACAGTGACCTCCGAAGTTATAAACGTTCTGATCAATAAGGATCAGAATCTTGTCATTGAGAAGGGGGACCACTGGACCATCATAAATGGGGTAGCTCTCATGCCAAATGTGGACCAGGTCATACTGTGTGACACTCCCGAAGACATCCCTGTTTCCCCAGATCGGGGAGGCCTGGGATCTGGCTTCATTTCCATTACTTCCATAGAGAAGTCCCCAGAGACCGAGCCCCCTGACCCTCCATTTCAGGAGCCGCAGTGCGGTAGCAGCCTGTCCTGTGCCCAAGAGGAGATTTCTAGCAGCAGCCAGAGCACCAACTTTGATAAGAGTCGTTTGCGCAACAGGCCTGTCAAACCTAGTGTGAGGATTAGTTCTGAAATCTACGATCAGAATTTTGAGTCTCAGCCTGTTGCATCTGATCACACATACTTTAACTCAAAACTAGAGCCATTCAGCAAAAATAAGAATCGATCGAAGATTTCAAACAAAGAGCCGTCAAACAAGCCAGCAAAGGCATTGGCATCAAGCCGAGTTGAAACTACTCAGAGTGAAGGTTCTCAGTCGTTTTCAGGGGAAAGAGAGAACACCAAAACTCCGAGAACTCAGACGCAGACCATCCTAGCCAATGCTGACACGTCGACACCTACAGACTGTTCTGATACTCTGAGTAAAATCCGGCAAGAGGTGGGCCCCCCCCTGCCACCCTTGCTCGCTCCTTTGGTCGCTACACCTCCAAGGACTTCGCAACCAGTTTCTCCTCTGAtagcttcctctccctcctcacctACTTCTCCTATTGGCCAGATGTCCCCCTTATGTGAAATCCCAGTGCCTCCAATGATGTCTCCTTTGCCGGAAGAGCCgggctgcccctctcccccatgcACATCCCCGTCCCCATCCACCGCACCAGCGGGCGAGAGGATATTGTCATCACCCTTGCAGTTTTGTGCCGCGACCCCAAAGCACGCTCTCCCTGTGCCTGGCCGTCTCCCCACCTTGGCATCTGCACACACGGCTGTGGCCGGACCCCAGGAAAACTCCGTTAAAATCCTTGACACCATGTACCCAGAGTTGTCTGCTAGGGCCCGCACCCTCAACATCCTCAAAGGAAATATCCAGCTTACTCGAGGTACACCTGCGGACCTTAAGAACTTACCAGGGCCAGTCAGCGCCATAACAGGATTCAAGGCAATCACATCGACCTCGACCGCCTTTGTTAAGACGGGGGGCAGCGCTGGGAGTGACTGTCATCAAGATAAGTGCAGAGATGGGGGGACTCGCCAGGATGCAGGTGTGAAAAGGACGTTGTCCACATCCACACCGAGGAGTGCCAAAAGATTGCGGCTGGACAGTGGGTCCCCAGAACCAGAGATGGGGGGTGCCCCTGCAGAAGGAGCCAGCAAGCCCCCTCGGAGGAACCCCTCTCGAGCTGAAGGCATGACAACAGAGGAAGAAAGTTCCCTATTGACTGTCAGTACGGTTTCACAGTTGCCTCCAAACCCAAAAGAAACTGTAGAGTCTCACGACAAAGCCATAGCTGATGCGCTGAAGAAGATCGCAGAGTCGTCTTTTGATCTCTTACCTGTCATTCGGAGTCACGTCTATGTGGGAAACATCTCCAAAAAGCCCGTAATGAGAGATCAAGAAAAGGAAGTTGTTTATGAATTTAGCACAACCAAAAAG CATTTAGCTGAGTGCTTGCTTCACTCGATTCTCTCAGAACTAAAAATTCAGAAGATATCTATGGAGCGTAATTACATTCATGCCCTCTGCAGAGTGTATGTGGGTATTTGTCGGCAACTTGGGGACTTGGAAAGAGCTCGCTTGTTTTGCTACAGCCTACTTAAGGAAG ATTTTCCAGAGTCTGAAAAATTGACTTTGTTCATTGCAAACatgtggcatgatatatttatttcCCAATCGGTGATTAATAAGGCAATGCAGTTGGTTGCCAGGCAACGTGCTAAAGGAGAGGTTCGGAACTGTTTGAGAGCCTTTCTCAACTGGGAAAAG AATGCTCCTGTGGATGTGGGTTTCATGGTTTCTAAGCTGCTTTTGACCATACAGTTGTGTCCAAAAACAGAGTTTCAGTCCAGTGAAAAATTTGGTGAAGACTTAAGTGATAACACTTGGGAGTACATATTTGCCATTGATCTGCTTTGTTGCCATCAGAAGTGGATTTGGACACATGATAACATTATAAG TAAAGAGCTGTGGCCTGTAATGGATAAGTGGATAAAATACAGGAAAGGACACGCGAACATCGCATATACTCCTGATATTATTATAGCATCGATACTGAGGCTGATTG GTCGTTTAGGCCAGCTGGGCTTGAAGGAAGGCTTCCCATCTGCTGTGAAGAATATTAGTTCTGTGATTGGTATGTTTATACAGCACGCCCAGGATGAAG ATATACCATGGGGCATCCAGCTGGCGGCTGTGTACGCTCTCTGTGATTTGAGTCCCAGCAACCCAGCGGAGATATCCAAGATCCTGGAAGCCTGGCGCAAAGAGACCGCGCACAGCGTGCCCTCCGCGGTGCTCAGCTGCCTGGAGGAAGTCAGCTCACTGTGCGCAGAGGAGATCGGCTAA